In one Bacteroides intestinalis DSM 17393 genomic region, the following are encoded:
- a CDS encoding family 43 glycosylhydrolase: MKNITNVFYEFLIALCCLMSSSTLWAWEDMPMPRLHVEGRYLVDPHGNKVNLHGFAQTYSPWFNEMGQKWDNYDVAKCLKYNQGLIDDIIDAGWKMNFLRLHMDPYWSNSPGIHVEGENDISAFDFNRFKTYLDRVFIPMAEYAVSKGLYVVMRPPGVCPEKIAVGDEYNQYLIKVWTHVAQHPKLKNHPNIMFELANEPINILGPDGTYGAGSQGHFDKLKEYFQSVVDAMRAQGCDNILWIPGLGYQGLYKGFAVNPIEGENIGYAVHLYPGWMGSDGENGDGGSSTGGYEPFQQGWDDSVAPVATFAPIMITEMDWAPSKYNASWGKAHTGTFGGPGFGANMKHIVDNSGNVSWLIFTGADLLAKFKDTPPAEGEAYTFLTDPEACPWPTYHWYQEYAKENYPRPDFTYQSHSDNGDGTYTNPVIFGDFPDPDVIRVGDVYYMVSTTMYIFPGATILKSYDLVNWEYCCNPLERIEASDGYNLENGQNRYSRGQWATALQYHDGKFYLLFTTLDEGGYLLTTTDIEGEWEKKKLNDGFYDCGLLFDNDKIYVVYGINQLRIAELDADFNKIPGNDKDVVKWSFREGLEGSRLYKIGEYYYIYSTYGGWPAFQTVFRSKDIYGPYEEKKLIDDDNIHQGALVETQTGEWWTMLFYDKGAYGRFPNLQPVKWVDGWPEIGENGKGVTTYRKPDVGREYPIKSLPTNDNFRHYKLGLQWGWNHNADRSKWSLTEHAGYLRLYTANVTDSLHKAKNTLTQRILGYPQDLEHSYGTVRMEIGKMQEGDVAGLAVFQDPYAFIGIKVIDGQKRLVYTTAPVVSSAAKSEQIGEVVTEPVIYLRAIANYSTSKAGFYYSLDNKTYTKLGDDLNMKYDLTVFTGNKFAIFNYATVQTGGYVDVDWFSTEPEFDEEFYFDDSFEGYSEESLTLTELTIDGDEELTLLTGSSSTITVKGIYADGHTEDITMAADYENQNPDVVRVTNGRIMALQDGESDIVISYKGPLGDRQSLTIHVTSSTFPLTAELFNPNIYATGSFDENTHTLVTGQYGFGGWWYDNGIDLSEYKYVVAKMGNDNSDNGASFRLFDENNYWSGAAEYEIKSSKQVVVDLNNMYKGNPKVKLDPSHIYIVGFWALGGKPIVIEKVYLTNSDDYKDPTGIEDVAVDKDPQVDVYTITGIKLRTQVRRSEVIRDLPAGIYIVGREKIAILK; encoded by the coding sequence ATGAAAAACATTACAAATGTATTTTACGAATTTCTTATAGCTTTATGCTGTTTGATGTCTTCCTCCACGCTTTGGGCATGGGAAGATATGCCAATGCCCAGATTGCATGTCGAAGGCCGTTATTTGGTAGACCCGCATGGGAATAAGGTTAATTTACATGGGTTTGCACAAACCTATAGTCCGTGGTTCAATGAGATGGGACAGAAGTGGGACAATTATGACGTGGCAAAATGCTTGAAATACAATCAAGGACTGATTGACGACATTATAGATGCCGGTTGGAAAATGAACTTTCTTCGATTACACATGGACCCGTATTGGTCGAACTCTCCGGGAATTCATGTAGAAGGAGAGAATGATATTTCAGCATTCGATTTCAACCGGTTCAAAACCTATCTTGATAGGGTTTTTATTCCGATGGCGGAATATGCCGTCTCAAAAGGGCTTTATGTGGTGATGCGTCCTCCCGGAGTCTGTCCGGAAAAGATAGCTGTAGGAGATGAGTATAATCAGTATCTCATTAAAGTATGGACACATGTAGCCCAGCATCCGAAATTAAAGAATCATCCCAATATTATGTTTGAACTGGCCAACGAGCCGATTAATATACTTGGTCCTGATGGTACTTATGGAGCCGGTTCGCAGGGACACTTCGATAAACTGAAAGAGTATTTCCAGTCGGTGGTAGATGCGATGCGTGCACAGGGCTGTGATAATATTCTCTGGATACCCGGTTTGGGTTATCAGGGGTTGTATAAAGGATTTGCTGTTAATCCGATTGAGGGAGAAAATATTGGCTATGCTGTTCACCTTTACCCGGGCTGGATGGGAAGTGACGGGGAAAATGGAGACGGTGGTTCCAGTACAGGAGGATATGAACCTTTCCAGCAGGGATGGGATGATTCTGTAGCTCCGGTAGCGACATTCGCACCTATCATGATAACAGAAATGGATTGGGCGCCGTCAAAATATAATGCTTCATGGGGGAAAGCCCATACCGGTACATTTGGCGGTCCGGGTTTTGGAGCGAATATGAAACATATTGTAGATAATTCGGGCAATGTGAGCTGGCTTATTTTTACGGGTGCCGATTTGCTGGCAAAGTTTAAAGATACTCCACCTGCCGAAGGAGAGGCATACACTTTCCTGACTGATCCGGAAGCTTGTCCGTGGCCTACCTATCACTGGTATCAGGAATATGCAAAGGAGAATTATCCGCGTCCCGATTTCACTTATCAGTCTCATAGTGATAATGGAGATGGAACATATACCAATCCCGTTATCTTCGGTGATTTCCCTGATCCTGATGTAATCCGTGTAGGTGATGTGTACTACATGGTATCCACTACTATGTACATTTTTCCCGGAGCTACCATTCTGAAATCTTATGATTTGGTGAACTGGGAGTATTGCTGTAATCCGTTGGAGCGGATAGAGGCATCCGATGGTTATAATCTTGAAAATGGTCAGAATCGTTACAGTCGCGGACAGTGGGCAACAGCGCTTCAATATCATGACGGCAAGTTCTATCTCCTGTTTACTACACTGGATGAAGGTGGATACCTATTGACCACTACTGATATTGAAGGTGAATGGGAAAAGAAGAAGTTGAATGACGGTTTTTATGATTGCGGATTGCTTTTTGATAATGATAAAATATACGTAGTTTACGGTATCAATCAGCTTCGCATAGCCGAATTGGATGCAGATTTCAATAAAATTCCCGGTAACGATAAGGATGTGGTTAAATGGTCTTTCCGCGAAGGGCTCGAAGGGAGCCGTTTGTATAAGATAGGTGAATATTATTACATCTACTCTACGTATGGAGGATGGCCTGCTTTCCAAACTGTTTTCCGTTCCAAAGACATCTACGGACCTTATGAGGAGAAGAAGCTGATAGACGATGACAACATTCATCAGGGAGCTTTGGTAGAAACGCAGACTGGAGAGTGGTGGACTATGCTTTTCTACGATAAAGGTGCTTATGGACGGTTTCCTAACCTGCAACCCGTAAAATGGGTGGATGGTTGGCCTGAAATCGGTGAGAATGGAAAAGGAGTCACTACCTATCGTAAGCCCGATGTTGGTAGGGAATACCCCATAAAGTCATTGCCTACAAATGATAATTTCAGGCATTATAAATTAGGACTGCAATGGGGATGGAATCATAATGCAGACAGATCAAAATGGTCGTTGACTGAACATGCCGGCTATTTGCGATTGTATACGGCAAATGTTACTGACAGCCTGCATAAAGCCAAGAATACATTGACCCAAAGAATTCTGGGATATCCACAGGATTTGGAGCATTCCTATGGTACGGTCAGAATGGAGATAGGAAAAATGCAAGAAGGCGATGTGGCAGGATTGGCAGTATTTCAGGACCCTTATGCTTTTATTGGTATTAAAGTCATAGATGGACAGAAGCGGTTGGTTTATACCACTGCCCCTGTAGTTTCGTCGGCTGCAAAGTCGGAACAGATAGGAGAGGTAGTCACTGAACCGGTAATCTATCTGCGAGCTATTGCCAATTACAGCACGAGTAAGGCAGGTTTCTACTACAGCCTGGACAACAAGACCTATACAAAATTAGGAGATGACCTGAACATGAAGTATGATCTGACGGTATTCACAGGCAATAAGTTCGCTATCTTTAATTATGCAACTGTCCAGACAGGTGGCTATGTAGATGTAGACTGGTTCTCTACCGAACCGGAGTTTGATGAAGAGTTCTATTTTGACGATTCTTTTGAGGGTTATAGTGAAGAATCACTAACCTTAACCGAATTGACCATCGATGGAGATGAAGAGCTAACTTTGCTTACCGGAAGTTCTTCTACAATTACAGTGAAAGGAATATATGCCGATGGCCATACGGAAGATATCACTATGGCGGCCGATTATGAAAATCAAAATCCGGATGTCGTGCGTGTAACTAATGGGCGTATAATGGCTTTGCAGGATGGAGAAAGTGATATAGTTATCAGCTACAAAGGTCCATTGGGCGACCGTCAGTCTTTGACGATTCATGTCACTTCTTCCACTTTTCCATTAACAGCAGAATTGTTTAATCCCAATATTTATGCGACCGGCTCTTTTGATGAGAATACGCATACATTAGTGACCGGACAGTATGGTTTCGGCGGCTGGTGGTACGATAACGGTATTGATTTATCAGAATATAAATACGTTGTGGCAAAAATGGGCAATGATAACTCGGACAACGGTGCTTCATTCCGTTTGTTTGATGAGAATAACTATTGGTCGGGAGCTGCCGAATATGAAATCAAGAGTAGTAAGCAAGTGGTTGTTGATTTGAATAATATGTATAAGGGTAATCCCAAAGTGAAACTTGATCCGAGCCATATTTATATTGTAGGTTTTTGGGCGTTAGGAGGAAAGCCCATTGTCATAGAGAAAGTCTATCTGACTAATTCCGATGATTACAAAGATCCCACCGGTATCGAAGATGTGGCCGTGGATAAAGATCCACAGGTAGATGTCTATACCATTACGGGAATCAAGCTCCGCACTCAGGTGCGCAGAAGTGAGGTGATCCGGGATTTGCCTGCAGGAATTTATATTGTGGGAAGAGAGAAGATTGCCATACTGAAGTAA
- a CDS encoding MG2 domain-containing protein produces the protein MKNIANSSVKYMVWLCCLMLSPSLWADGTAPQSVPTDTLENLFREQLSNFPQEKIYLQTDRGIYMSGETLWFRAHLVDALMLKQANASRYVYVELVNPLGNLVERVKIRPDSLGCFYGHIPLGEDLPEGNYSLRAYTWFMQNIGEEYFPHKLIYISDPVSEAISPEISYSAENNDIHAEIHFFTKPDNRSVTPTQAILFPDGDRDKQGKVLSLEGENIHYTFKKKEIPASRTFLLQTVYDGKISNRYFRIPELSKNFDVAFFPEGGHAAQSTTIKMAFKAIDADGLSTEIEGQVLDEEGQVCADFKSQHLGMGSFRMYYVPGKKYHAVCSDGTGVSQRFDLPEPSPDAISLNTLWSKDYLRVSLSKSPDTPLGTSLTLVAHLRGIVLYAQPWDNKQSYVDFEKNFFPAGIVHFLLVDEGRNILSERLVFSLQKSALVQTEVRLDRENYLAREKVDMDIQIKDINGNPMSGNFALAVVDRTDVKPDTVSNIVSTLLLTSDLKGHIESPLSYLQDSRSSSYALDLLMMTQGWRKYNIPEVLKGNITDTLPYNLELGDEVSGKVEGLFSALKEGNISLLALKDSLIGTELAKPDRNGRFVFDRLEYPSGTQYIVQALSKKGSSKVFIELDPYKSFPAPKIGFIPRIEKPHIEENYMAKMDQKYTIENGMRVYNLAEVIVTARRERAVKTESPFYSVGTSKVLTEEDVKKGHFISTYDLLRRLPGITVTNNEVRYRFAPVMVLLDNVPEENFDFDLLDVDDIKDVFYSPATSVGPLYGSAAGNGAIVVTTKNGFVQKNKMNSNIQTIASVGYQQTVEFYSPAYDTKAKKESTTPDLRSTIYWNPSVQVDESGTAHVSFYTADSAADYGIVIEGVCASGNLIYSGEKIVSRHNASY, from the coding sequence ATGAAGAACATTGCGAACAGTTCTGTCAAATACATGGTATGGTTGTGCTGCCTGATGCTGTCTCCCAGCCTTTGGGCAGATGGTACCGCTCCCCAGTCTGTACCGACAGATACCCTTGAAAATCTATTTAGAGAGCAACTGTCAAATTTCCCCCAGGAAAAGATTTACCTTCAGACAGACCGTGGCATCTACATGTCCGGTGAAACCCTTTGGTTCAGGGCGCACTTAGTAGATGCCCTTATGCTAAAGCAAGCTAATGCCAGCCGATATGTATATGTAGAGTTGGTGAATCCGTTGGGCAACCTGGTGGAGAGAGTGAAAATAAGACCGGACTCTTTGGGGTGTTTTTACGGACATATTCCATTGGGTGAAGACCTGCCGGAAGGCAACTATTCTCTCAGGGCCTATACTTGGTTCATGCAGAATATAGGTGAAGAGTACTTTCCCCATAAATTGATTTATATATCCGATCCCGTATCCGAAGCGATATCTCCGGAAATCAGTTATTCTGCTGAAAACAACGACATTCATGCGGAAATACATTTTTTTACTAAACCGGACAACCGATCCGTCACTCCCACACAAGCTATTCTATTTCCTGATGGAGACAGGGACAAACAAGGAAAAGTCTTATCATTGGAAGGAGAAAATATCCATTACACTTTCAAAAAGAAAGAAATTCCCGCTTCGCGTACATTTTTATTGCAAACAGTGTATGACGGCAAAATCTCCAACCGCTATTTCAGAATCCCCGAATTGAGTAAAAACTTTGATGTAGCTTTTTTTCCCGAAGGAGGTCATGCAGCTCAGTCCACCACAATCAAAATGGCATTTAAGGCTATTGATGCAGATGGTTTGTCTACAGAGATAGAAGGTCAGGTACTTGACGAAGAAGGTCAGGTATGTGCCGATTTCAAGAGCCAGCATTTGGGTATGGGGAGTTTCCGGATGTATTACGTTCCCGGAAAAAAGTATCATGCCGTTTGTAGTGACGGAACAGGCGTTTCCCAGCGTTTTGATTTGCCCGAGCCTTCTCCGGATGCTATCTCCCTGAATACACTTTGGTCTAAAGATTATTTGCGGGTAAGTCTTTCCAAATCACCTGATACCCCATTGGGGACTTCGCTGACGCTGGTGGCACATTTGCGTGGCATCGTTCTGTATGCACAGCCTTGGGATAACAAACAAAGTTATGTTGACTTCGAAAAAAACTTCTTCCCGGCAGGTATCGTTCATTTTCTGCTGGTTGATGAAGGGAGAAATATTCTGAGCGAACGTTTAGTGTTTTCTCTGCAAAAAAGCGCGCTGGTGCAGACTGAAGTCCGGCTTGACCGCGAAAATTACTTGGCAAGAGAGAAGGTAGATATGGATATACAGATTAAAGATATAAACGGAAACCCCATGTCAGGCAACTTCGCACTTGCAGTTGTTGACAGAACAGACGTGAAGCCGGATACCGTTTCCAACATTGTTTCCACTTTATTGCTCACTTCCGATCTTAAAGGACACATTGAGTCACCGTTGAGTTACTTGCAGGACAGCCGCAGTTCTTCCTATGCTCTGGATTTGCTGATGATGACACAAGGCTGGCGGAAATACAACATTCCGGAGGTATTGAAAGGCAATATAACCGACACATTACCCTACAATTTGGAATTGGGCGACGAAGTTTCCGGTAAAGTAGAGGGCTTGTTTTCTGCATTGAAAGAGGGAAATATCTCTTTGCTTGCCCTTAAAGATTCGCTCATCGGGACAGAACTGGCGAAGCCTGACCGGAATGGGCGGTTTGTATTCGACAGGCTGGAATATCCCAGCGGTACTCAGTATATAGTTCAGGCTCTTAGCAAGAAAGGTTCTTCAAAAGTCTTTATAGAACTGGACCCCTATAAATCATTTCCTGCCCCTAAAATCGGATTTATTCCCCGCATTGAAAAACCACATATAGAAGAAAACTATATGGCAAAGATGGACCAAAAATATACTATAGAAAATGGAATGAGAGTCTATAATCTGGCGGAAGTGATAGTGACAGCCAGAAGAGAGAGAGCTGTAAAAACGGAATCTCCCTTTTATTCGGTAGGAACTTCGAAGGTGCTTACAGAAGAGGATGTAAAAAAAGGACATTTTATTTCTACATACGACCTTTTGCGACGTTTACCGGGCATCACTGTCACAAATAATGAGGTGCGTTATCGATTTGCTCCGGTCATGGTGTTACTGGACAATGTTCCCGAAGAAAATTTTGATTTTGACCTGTTGGACGTGGATGATATCAAAGATGTTTTTTACTCTCCTGCCACTTCTGTCGGTCCTCTTTATGGGTCGGCTGCGGGAAATGGTGCCATAGTAGTCACTACGAAGAATGGGTTTGTGCAGAAAAATAAGATGAACAGCAACATACAGACTATTGCGAGTGTCGGCTACCAGCAGACTGTAGAGTTTTACTCACCGGCGTATGACACCAAAGCGAAGAAAGAATCCACCACTCCTGACTTGCGTTCAACGATATACTGGAATCCGAGCGTTCAGGTTGATGAATCGGGAACTGCTCACGTCAGTTTCTATACGGCTGATTCTGCTGCCGATTATGGGATAGTGATAGAAGGTGTCTGCGCTTCAGGCAATCTCATTTATTCAGGTGAGAAAATTGTATCGCGGCATAATGCTTCTTATTAA
- a CDS encoding BT_3044 domain-containing protein produces MKKIAFFSITLLLACMAGCDNKIPMEENLWPETVYLVGAKDKIINRDLNIGYEKDTIYASVAISGSLLAKEDVTVTVEEFPSGIESYNQKELGSDDIKYRTLTNGIYSFPQENVVVKKGETYGTYPVHIDPSTLHIDSLYMMAFKLSGTSRFELAKEDTVVLIRLNLMNDYSGLYYMDGVIKPADNPKDSVIYKSPRTLQAVVDGNTVRMYHQKNEWSKGATDYRPDYCFNITINSDNSVTLKSWDKFNLVSGGGKYYPEMEVYDLWYTFREDGMLKKTRGFVYKERKNDDEVRKINDWMEENRKYDY; encoded by the coding sequence ATGAAGAAAATAGCATTTTTTTCGATAACCTTGCTGTTGGCATGTATGGCGGGTTGCGACAATAAAATACCTATGGAAGAGAATTTATGGCCCGAAACGGTTTATCTGGTTGGGGCAAAAGATAAGATTATAAATAGAGATCTGAATATAGGTTATGAAAAAGATACCATATATGCATCGGTTGCCATCAGCGGTTCGCTGCTTGCCAAGGAAGATGTAACTGTTACTGTTGAAGAATTTCCTTCTGGTATTGAAAGTTATAACCAGAAAGAACTCGGTTCGGATGATATAAAGTATCGTACGTTGACAAATGGTATCTATAGTTTTCCACAAGAAAATGTAGTTGTGAAAAAGGGTGAAACCTATGGCACGTATCCTGTTCACATTGACCCATCCACTTTGCATATAGATTCGCTCTATATGATGGCGTTTAAACTTAGTGGAACATCTCGTTTTGAATTGGCTAAAGAAGATACAGTGGTGCTAATCCGTCTGAATCTGATGAATGACTATTCAGGGCTTTATTATATGGATGGTGTGATTAAGCCTGCTGATAATCCGAAAGATTCCGTTATCTATAAGTCGCCTCGCACGTTGCAAGCTGTAGTTGATGGTAACACTGTACGTATGTATCATCAAAAGAATGAGTGGTCAAAAGGTGCTACAGACTACAGACCTGATTATTGCTTTAATATCACCATAAATTCAGATAATTCAGTAACCTTAAAGTCTTGGGATAAGTTTAACCTTGTCAGTGGTGGCGGTAAGTATTACCCCGAAATGGAAGTGTACGATTTGTGGTATACTTTCAGAGAGGATGGTATGTTGAAGAAAACGCGGGGATTTGTGTATAAAGAGCGTAAGAACGATGATGAAGTACGCAAGATAAACGACTGGATGGAAGAAAATAGAAAGTACGATTATTAG
- a CDS encoding RagB/SusD family nutrient uptake outer membrane protein codes for MIKFGNYKREFGFLGRIAAITVILVSSIMFGSCEKYLDIDKYVYDQTTLDSIFLSRSRTEEYINGAAALLPDESILMNGWGWSSTLPSGLGSDEAIVPFVTNGNAILYDEVKETNTWFNPWGDCYKGIRKANIVLENISKNQELTEMEMRDFKGRAYFLRAYFYFYLVRLYGPVVVLPDRPFDTDEDVASVSFERSTYDECVEKICADFEEAAKLLPPSRIDALQYIPTKGAALAFKARMQLYAASPLFNGNSYYSDWKDSEGRNFIAQTEDKVKWGKAAATFKRIIDMNKYAIHTVPKIVNEKGTGTLPLPETVSDANFPDGAGGIDPYKSYKTLFDGTYQPELVKEYIYFSKNNGNYILVTPSKLGGISSFSVTLDMIDEYRMADGRPFSEATQAEKSWQAVGQDKTFSSDYLLSGNRAHRDDGREPRFYATIGFNACIWPTTSHRDGLSAGTRNYVTDYYYGGSASDMNNNDNRTRTGYTCRKYVHQDDCIFWNGVVKAKTYPIFRYAEVLLGYVEAMNEMEGSYTDEDGQVTVTRDVDQMVKYFNQIRYRAGQPGITTADAADQSRMRELIKHERLIEFAFESHRYWDLRRWKDAYDAYNKPIRGLDVSARESQREQFYTERIWNTEKTMKRMFSNKMYLWPLDRNVLRKNGKLVQNPGWN; via the coding sequence ATGATAAAATTTGGAAATTATAAAAGAGAATTCGGTTTTCTCGGTAGAATAGCCGCAATAACCGTTATTTTGGTCTCAAGCATTATGTTCGGTTCGTGCGAAAAATACTTGGACATTGACAAATATGTGTACGATCAGACCACGCTGGACTCCATTTTCCTTTCCCGCTCCAGAACGGAAGAGTATATCAATGGAGCGGCTGCACTGCTTCCTGATGAATCAATACTTATGAATGGTTGGGGATGGTCTTCTACATTACCCAGTGGATTGGGCTCAGATGAAGCAATCGTTCCGTTTGTAACGAATGGAAATGCTATACTTTATGATGAAGTGAAAGAAACGAACACATGGTTTAATCCGTGGGGCGATTGCTATAAAGGAATCCGTAAGGCCAACATCGTATTGGAGAATATATCCAAAAACCAGGAGCTTACCGAGATGGAAATGCGTGATTTCAAGGGAAGGGCTTATTTTCTGCGGGCTTACTTCTATTTCTATTTGGTAAGATTGTACGGGCCTGTGGTTGTACTTCCCGACCGTCCTTTCGATACGGACGAAGATGTAGCGTCAGTTTCATTCGAGCGTTCCACTTACGATGAGTGTGTAGAGAAAATCTGTGCCGACTTTGAAGAAGCAGCTAAATTGCTGCCTCCAAGTCGTATAGATGCATTGCAGTATATACCTACCAAGGGTGCTGCTTTGGCGTTCAAAGCTCGTATGCAGCTCTATGCTGCCAGCCCCCTTTTCAATGGTAACAGTTATTATTCCGATTGGAAAGACTCAGAGGGCAGGAATTTCATTGCCCAGACGGAAGACAAGGTTAAGTGGGGAAAAGCTGCCGCCACGTTCAAGCGGATTATTGATATGAATAAGTATGCCATTCATACTGTACCTAAAATAGTGAATGAAAAGGGTACAGGCACATTGCCTCTTCCCGAGACGGTATCCGATGCCAACTTCCCTGATGGAGCCGGAGGCATAGATCCCTATAAATCATACAAGACGCTGTTTGATGGCACTTACCAGCCTGAGTTGGTTAAAGAATACATCTATTTTTCAAAAAATAATGGAAACTATATTCTTGTGACACCTTCCAAATTGGGGGGAATATCTTCATTTAGTGTTACTTTGGATATGATTGATGAATACCGGATGGCTGACGGTAGACCGTTTAGTGAAGCTACTCAGGCGGAAAAATCATGGCAGGCAGTGGGACAAGATAAAACATTCTCGTCAGATTATCTTCTTTCCGGAAACAGAGCTCATCGTGATGATGGTCGTGAGCCGCGTTTTTATGCGACTATTGGTTTCAATGCTTGTATCTGGCCTACAACTTCCCACCGTGACGGTTTGTCAGCAGGTACCAGAAACTATGTTACCGACTATTATTACGGAGGTAGTGCATCTGATATGAATAATAATGATAACAGAACCAGGACCGGATATACCTGCCGGAAATATGTGCATCAGGATGATTGTATCTTTTGGAATGGAGTGGTAAAAGCGAAAACTTATCCGATATTCCGCTATGCCGAAGTATTGTTGGGGTATGTAGAAGCGATGAACGAAATGGAAGGTTCGTATACGGACGAAGATGGGCAGGTGACGGTTACTCGTGATGTGGATCAGATGGTGAAATATTTCAATCAGATTCGTTATCGTGCCGGTCAACCGGGAATCACAACTGCCGATGCAGCCGACCAAAGCAGGATGCGTGAACTGATTAAGCATGAAAGGTTGATTGAATTTGCTTTCGAAAGTCATCGTTATTGGGATTTGCGCCGTTGGAAAGATGCCTATGACGCTTACAACAAACCCATCAGAGGATTGGATGTAAGTGCTCGCGAATCACAACGCGAACAGTTCTATACAGAGAGAATTTGGAATACAGAAAAAACCATGAAACGTATGTTTTCCAACAAGATGTATCTGTGGCCGCTTGACAGAAATGTGCTGAGAAAGAACGGTAAATTGGTACAGAACCCGGGATGGAATTAA